A genomic window from Gossypium hirsutum isolate 1008001.06 chromosome D10, Gossypium_hirsutum_v2.1, whole genome shotgun sequence includes:
- the LOC107935391 gene encoding probable pectate lyase 16 isoform X1, which yields MASLSCLVLLSLIFSNFAHSLAGYYTSKPLAYNVPKKPMNVIDSCWRTKSDWAINRKALADCVVGYGKATLGGKYGAIYVVTSPYDDPVNPKPGTLRYGVIQSVPLWIIFARDMVIKLKNELIVNSFKTTDGRGAKVEIAYGPCITIQGVTNVIIHGISIHDCKPGMAGRVRSSPTHVGMRGGSDGDAINVFASSNIWIDHCYLARAKDGLIDVIHASTSVTISNNYFTQHDKVMLLGHNDKFIADKVMKVTLVFNHFGEGLIERMPRVRIGYAHVANNKYDEWKMYAIGGSANPTIFSEGNNFVAPDNRSSKQVTKREATNWQNWKWQSSKDVFINGAYFVPSGYGSSAPLYTRVQSFTVAPGYMVPVLTSNAGPLRCLVGKPC from the exons ATGGCTTCCCTTTCATGTCTTGTATTGCTTTCattaattttctcaaattttgctCATTCACTGGCAGGTTATTACACCTCTAAACCACTTGCATACAATGTCCCTAAGAAACCCATGAATGTAATAGACTCTTGCTGGCGAACCAAGTCCGATTGGGCCATCAATCGCAAAGCCTTGGCCGATTGTGTGGTCGGCTACGGTAAAGCAACTCTAGGAGGGAAATACGGAGCGATTTATGTCGTTACGAGCCCTTACGACGATCCCGTCAACCCTAAACCCGGCACGCTTCGTTATGGTGTTATTCAATCCGTTCCTCTTTGGATCATTTTCGCTCGAGATATGGTCATCAAGCTGAAAAACGAATTGATAGTGAATAGTTTTAAGACCACTGATGGTAGAGGGGCTAAAGTTGAGATTGCATATGGACCTTGCATAACAATTCAAGGTGTTACCAATGTTATAATACATGGTATTAGCATTCATGATTGTAAGCCCGGGATGGCCGGTCGGGTTAGGAGTTCCCCGACACATGTAGGGATGCGCGGAGGGTCTGATGGGGATGCAATCAACGTTTTTGCGTCTTCAAACATTTGGATCGATCATTGTTATCTCGCACGGGCTAAGGATGGTCTTATCGACGTGATTCATGCTTCAACTAGCGTCACAATCTCTAATAATTATTTCACTCAACACGATAAA GTAATGTTATTAGGACACAATGACAAGTTCATTGCGGACAAAGTCATGAAAGTTACATTAGTTTTTAACCATTTCGGTGAGGGTCTTATCGAGAGGATGCCGAG GGTCAGGATAGGCTATGCACATGTTGCTAACAACAAATACGACGAATGGAAGATGTACGCCATCGGTGGTAGTGCGAATCCGACCATTTTCAGCGAAGGGAACAACTTCGTAGCGCCCGATAATCGTAGTTCCAAGCAAGTTACGAAAAGAGAAGCAACAAATTGGCAAAACTGGAAATGGCAATCTTCAAAGGATGTGTTTATAAATGGTGCATATTTTGTACCATCTGGTTATGGTAGCTCTGCTCCTCTCTATACTCGAGTTCAATCGTTCACCGTTGCTCCGGGATACATGGTCCCTGTTTTAACATCAAATGCCGGTCCTTTACGTTGTCTTGTCGGGAAACCGTGCTGA
- the LOC107935391 gene encoding probable pectate lyase 16 isoform X2, whose product MNVIDSCWRTKSDWAINRKALADCVVGYGKATLGGKYGAIYVVTSPYDDPVNPKPGTLRYGVIQSVPLWIIFARDMVIKLKNELIVNSFKTTDGRGAKVEIAYGPCITIQGVTNVIIHGISIHDCKPGMAGRVRSSPTHVGMRGGSDGDAINVFASSNIWIDHCYLARAKDGLIDVIHASTSVTISNNYFTQHDKVMLLGHNDKFIADKVMKVTLVFNHFGEGLIERMPRVRIGYAHVANNKYDEWKMYAIGGSANPTIFSEGNNFVAPDNRSSKQVTKREATNWQNWKWQSSKDVFINGAYFVPSGYGSSAPLYTRVQSFTVAPGYMVPVLTSNAGPLRCLVGKPC is encoded by the exons ATGAATGTAATAGACTCTTGCTGGCGAACCAAGTCCGATTGGGCCATCAATCGCAAAGCCTTGGCCGATTGTGTGGTCGGCTACGGTAAAGCAACTCTAGGAGGGAAATACGGAGCGATTTATGTCGTTACGAGCCCTTACGACGATCCCGTCAACCCTAAACCCGGCACGCTTCGTTATGGTGTTATTCAATCCGTTCCTCTTTGGATCATTTTCGCTCGAGATATGGTCATCAAGCTGAAAAACGAATTGATAGTGAATAGTTTTAAGACCACTGATGGTAGAGGGGCTAAAGTTGAGATTGCATATGGACCTTGCATAACAATTCAAGGTGTTACCAATGTTATAATACATGGTATTAGCATTCATGATTGTAAGCCCGGGATGGCCGGTCGGGTTAGGAGTTCCCCGACACATGTAGGGATGCGCGGAGGGTCTGATGGGGATGCAATCAACGTTTTTGCGTCTTCAAACATTTGGATCGATCATTGTTATCTCGCACGGGCTAAGGATGGTCTTATCGACGTGATTCATGCTTCAACTAGCGTCACAATCTCTAATAATTATTTCACTCAACACGATAAA GTAATGTTATTAGGACACAATGACAAGTTCATTGCGGACAAAGTCATGAAAGTTACATTAGTTTTTAACCATTTCGGTGAGGGTCTTATCGAGAGGATGCCGAG GGTCAGGATAGGCTATGCACATGTTGCTAACAACAAATACGACGAATGGAAGATGTACGCCATCGGTGGTAGTGCGAATCCGACCATTTTCAGCGAAGGGAACAACTTCGTAGCGCCCGATAATCGTAGTTCCAAGCAAGTTACGAAAAGAGAAGCAACAAATTGGCAAAACTGGAAATGGCAATCTTCAAAGGATGTGTTTATAAATGGTGCATATTTTGTACCATCTGGTTATGGTAGCTCTGCTCCTCTCTATACTCGAGTTCAATCGTTCACCGTTGCTCCGGGATACATGGTCCCTGTTTTAACATCAAATGCCGGTCCTTTACGTTGTCTTGTCGGGAAACCGTGCTGA
- the LOC107935359 gene encoding uncharacterized protein isoform X1 — protein MTMMDPLIVFTYKPQHKFSSFLCVCLLMIITFIEVQSNLCRTSCGNIPINYPLGIDDGCGSPYYRHILDCSELGKLELPTPSGRYPVHSISYSDPHVLVTDPYMWNCQDGDNFRPTRPFSLDTSTRFSLSPQNDYLFFNCSEDYVIVEPKPIFCERFPDRCDSSCDSASYLCRHLPECSTALDRSSCCSYYPKATESLRLMLKYCASYTSVYWRTIGTSTTADSPTSQVPEYRIRVDFDIPVTTHCLQCQDPSKGAGTCGFDTQTQNFLCLCKKGNVTSYCKDLEISEHRKASVIAGAVMGVSAAGAVGIGVGIWFFKKVRAKAPLTCGVQSNENRLF, from the exons ATGACTATGATGGATCCTCTCATCGTCTTCACCTACAAACCACAACATaaattttcttcatttctttgtGTATGTCTCCTAATGATTATTACCTTCATTGAAGTTCAATCAAATCTTTGTAGGACAAGTTGTGGTAACATTCCTATAAACTACCCTTTAGGGATCGACGATGGTTGCGGCAGCCCGTATTATCGCCACATACTCGATTGTTCCGAACTTGGTAAGCTCGAACTCCCTACTCCCTCTGGTAGATACCCTGTACACAGCATTAGTTACTCCGACCCTCATGTTCTTGTTACCGATCCGTACATGTGGAATTGTCAAGACGGGGACAACTTTCGCCCGACTAGGCCTTTTAGCCTTGACACGAGCACACGTTTCTCTTTGTCCCCTCAAAATGACTACCTTTTCTTCAACTGCAGTGAAGATTATGTGATCGTGGAACCGAAGCCTATCTTTTGCGAGAGGTTCCCGGACCGGTGTGATTCGTCGTGTGATAGTGCTAGTTACCTTTGTAGGCACTTACCCGAATGTTCCACGGCGCTCGATCGAAGCTCATGCTGTTCTTACTACCCTAAAGCAACAGAGTCCTTGAGATTAATGTTGAAATATTGTGCTTCATATACTAGTGTGTATTGGAGGACTATAGGTACAAGTACAACTGCAGATTCTCCTACTAGCCAAGTTCCTGAATACAGGATTCGGGTTGATTTCGATATTCCGGTAACTACACATTGCCTTCAATGTCAAGATCCATCCAAGGGAGCCGGAACATGTGGATTTGATACGCAAACACAAAATTTCTTGTGCCTATGCAAGAAGGGCAACGTTACATCCTATTGTAAAG ATCTTGAGATTTCAGAGCATCGTAAAGCCAGTGTTATTGCAG GGGCCGTGATGGGGGTTTCAGCTGCTGGAGCCGTAGGAATTGGGGTCGGGATTTGGTTCTTCAAGAAAGTGAGAGCTAAAGCACCGTTAACATGTGGGGTTCAAAGTAATGAGAATAGGCTGTTTTGA
- the LOC107935359 gene encoding uncharacterized protein isoform X2 encodes MTMMDPLIVFTYKPQHKFSSFLCVCLLMIITFIEVQSNLCRTSCGNIPINYPLGIDDGCGSPYYRHILDCSELDGDNFRPTRPFSLDTSTRFSLSPQNDYLFFNCSEDYVIVEPKPIFCERFPDRCDSSCDSASYLCRHLPECSTALDRSSCCSYYPKATESLRLMLKYCASYTSVYWRTIGTSTTADSPTSQVPEYRIRVDFDIPVTTHCLQCQDPSKGAGTCGFDTQTQNFLCLCKKGNVTSYCKDLEISEHRKASVIAGAVMGVSAAGAVGIGVGIWFFKKVRAKAPLTCGVQSNENRLF; translated from the exons ATGACTATGATGGATCCTCTCATCGTCTTCACCTACAAACCACAACATaaattttcttcatttctttgtGTATGTCTCCTAATGATTATTACCTTCATTGAAGTTCAATCAAATCTTTGTAGGACAAGTTGTGGTAACATTCCTATAAACTACCCTTTAGGGATCGACGATGGTTGCGGCAGCCCGTATTATCGCCACATACTCGATTGTTCCGAACTTG ACGGGGACAACTTTCGCCCGACTAGGCCTTTTAGCCTTGACACGAGCACACGTTTCTCTTTGTCCCCTCAAAATGACTACCTTTTCTTCAACTGCAGTGAAGATTATGTGATCGTGGAACCGAAGCCTATCTTTTGCGAGAGGTTCCCGGACCGGTGTGATTCGTCGTGTGATAGTGCTAGTTACCTTTGTAGGCACTTACCCGAATGTTCCACGGCGCTCGATCGAAGCTCATGCTGTTCTTACTACCCTAAAGCAACAGAGTCCTTGAGATTAATGTTGAAATATTGTGCTTCATATACTAGTGTGTATTGGAGGACTATAGGTACAAGTACAACTGCAGATTCTCCTACTAGCCAAGTTCCTGAATACAGGATTCGGGTTGATTTCGATATTCCGGTAACTACACATTGCCTTCAATGTCAAGATCCATCCAAGGGAGCCGGAACATGTGGATTTGATACGCAAACACAAAATTTCTTGTGCCTATGCAAGAAGGGCAACGTTACATCCTATTGTAAAG ATCTTGAGATTTCAGAGCATCGTAAAGCCAGTGTTATTGCAG GGGCCGTGATGGGGGTTTCAGCTGCTGGAGCCGTAGGAATTGGGGTCGGGATTTGGTTCTTCAAGAAAGTGAGAGCTAAAGCACCGTTAACATGTGGGGTTCAAAGTAATGAGAATAGGCTGTTTTGA